Proteins from one Candidatus Binatota bacterium genomic window:
- a CDS encoding M20 family peptidase: MPARGCDQTAMKKAVMVAAGVFALVTAVVMVRTVGLDSAQVKVPRLEMEVDAAAVATRMGEAVRFRTVSNLDTGKVAWGEFKRLHAWMQTSWPAVHAAMQRETVGGYSLLYHVQGSDPALAPVLFMAHQDVVPVEPGTEGDWVRPPFAGDIAPCGDIEGDCVWGRGTLDVKSSMVGLMEAAERMFARGWQPQRTVYFFFGHDEEVGGGAGARAGAGLLEDRGVRLAWVLDEGLVVTDGMVEGLDQPVAMIGTAEKGYLSLELVATDEGGHSSMPPLHTAAGRVARAVTSLEADQFPGALDGAAGQMFAALAPHLPLGRRAAMANLWLAEPLVVRSLEGNPLTAAFVRTTTAATMLEGSVKENVLPQRAVAVVNFRVHPRDSVDSVTERVRRVIDDDDVEVRPVPGGMLSEPSPVSSTGAAGYLLLERSIKAVWPQVLVAPGIVVGATDSRHFAGVADNVYRFIPFWMRPGDRSRVHGTNERVTVDNLADFVRFYSAVLGGVGESAGG; this comes from the coding sequence ATGCCTGCTCGGGGGTGTGATCAAACAGCTATGAAGAAAGCAGTCATGGTAGCCGCGGGGGTATTTGCCCTGGTAACGGCGGTCGTAATGGTGCGCACGGTGGGTCTGGACAGCGCGCAGGTCAAGGTGCCCCGCCTTGAGATGGAGGTTGACGCAGCGGCCGTAGCCACGCGTATGGGTGAGGCGGTCAGATTCCGTACCGTTTCAAACCTGGACACGGGCAAAGTCGCATGGGGTGAGTTCAAACGCCTGCACGCCTGGATGCAGACCAGCTGGCCGGCCGTGCACGCGGCCATGCAGCGGGAAACCGTTGGTGGCTATAGCCTGCTCTACCACGTGCAGGGAAGCGACCCGGCGCTCGCGCCGGTGTTGTTCATGGCCCACCAGGACGTGGTGCCCGTGGAGCCCGGCACCGAGGGCGACTGGGTCCGGCCGCCATTTGCCGGCGACATCGCTCCCTGCGGTGATATCGAAGGCGACTGCGTGTGGGGACGCGGTACGCTGGATGTAAAATCGTCGATGGTGGGCCTCATGGAGGCTGCAGAGCGGATGTTCGCCCGTGGGTGGCAGCCGCAACGCACGGTGTATTTCTTTTTCGGCCATGATGAGGAGGTAGGCGGAGGGGCCGGGGCGAGGGCCGGTGCAGGGTTGCTCGAAGACCGCGGCGTTCGCCTGGCGTGGGTGCTCGACGAGGGTCTCGTCGTCACCGACGGCATGGTGGAGGGCCTCGACCAGCCGGTGGCCATGATAGGCACTGCCGAGAAGGGTTACTTGAGTCTTGAACTGGTGGCCACCGACGAGGGTGGACATTCGTCGATGCCGCCCCTTCACACGGCCGCCGGCCGGGTGGCGCGCGCGGTGACGAGCCTGGAGGCCGACCAGTTCCCGGGAGCGCTTGATGGGGCAGCAGGGCAGATGTTCGCGGCCCTGGCGCCGCACCTGCCGCTGGGGCGACGCGCCGCGATGGCCAACCTGTGGCTGGCCGAACCGCTGGTCGTGAGGTCGCTCGAGGGCAACCCGCTGACGGCGGCCTTTGTGCGTACGACCACGGCAGCGACCATGCTCGAGGGCAGCGTCAAGGAGAACGTGCTGCCCCAGCGCGCCGTGGCTGTCGTTAATTTTCGCGTACACCCGCGCGACTCGGTCGACTCGGTAACAGAACGTGTACGACGGGTGATAGATGATGATGACGTGGAGGTGCGACCGGTGCCCGGTGGCATGCTGAGCGAACCCTCTCCGGTCTCCTCAACAGGCGCAGCCGGTTACCTGCTGCTTGAACGCTCGATAAAGGCGGTATGGCCGCAGGTGCTGGTAGCCCCGGGCATAGTGGTGGGTGCAACCGATTCGCGTCACTTCGCTGGCGTTGCCGACAACGTCTACCGGTTTATCCCGTTCTGGATGCGGCCGGGCGACCGCAGTCGCGTGCACGGAACCAACGAACGGGTCACGGTAGATAACCTGGCCGACTTCGTTCGTTTCTACAGCGCGGTGCTCGGTGGTGTCGGCGAATCCGCAGGCGGGTGA
- a CDS encoding cytochrome P450, which yields MQPDDLYYDPYDYAIDADPHPVWRRMRDEAPLYYNREYDFYALSRYRDVYDASLDHQTFSSAHGTVLELMSRKHDFSTMMIWLDPPDHTQLRKLVGRTLTVRRVAELEPRIRSLCAEYLDPFVGSAGFDYVEEFAARLPVMVIGSLLGVPVEDQDTVRGWTDQSLHVEPGETQSNRGAVEAWGHLREYFQEQIDQRRRAPSDDLMSDLVASEIELEDGSTRRLSDDEVHGFVNLLSSAGNETVARLLGWTALLLSEHPEQREQLAADASLIPGAVEELLRYEAPSPIQARYVTRDVELHGQIVPEGSKIALLNGSAGRDEREFTDADRFDITRPIDSHVSFGYGLHFCIGASLARMEARVAIEETLARFPRWEASREKIEMVHTSTVRGPSSVHISL from the coding sequence ATGCAACCCGACGATCTGTATTACGACCCCTACGACTACGCGATAGACGCCGACCCGCACCCGGTCTGGCGGCGAATGCGTGACGAGGCCCCACTTTACTACAACCGGGAGTACGACTTCTACGCCCTGAGCCGTTACCGCGACGTGTACGACGCTTCGCTCGACCACCAGACCTTCAGCTCGGCACACGGTACGGTGCTGGAGCTGATGTCGCGCAAGCACGACTTCAGCACCATGATGATATGGCTCGACCCCCCCGATCATACCCAGTTGCGTAAACTCGTCGGACGCACGCTGACGGTCCGCCGCGTGGCCGAGCTCGAGCCCCGCATACGCTCGCTGTGCGCCGAGTACCTCGACCCCTTCGTCGGTAGCGCCGGCTTCGATTACGTCGAGGAGTTTGCTGCCCGCCTGCCGGTGATGGTCATAGGCTCACTGCTGGGGGTACCCGTCGAGGACCAGGACACAGTGCGTGGTTGGACCGACCAGAGCCTGCACGTCGAGCCAGGCGAAACTCAGTCGAACCGCGGTGCGGTCGAGGCCTGGGGCCACCTGCGCGAATATTTCCAGGAGCAGATCGACCAGCGCCGACGCGCCCCGAGCGACGACCTGATGAGCGATCTCGTGGCCAGCGAAATCGAGCTGGAAGACGGTTCAACCCGGCGATTGTCCGATGACGAAGTGCACGGATTCGTGAACCTGCTCTCTTCGGCGGGCAACGAAACCGTGGCCCGCCTGCTGGGCTGGACCGCGCTGCTGTTGTCCGAGCACCCCGAGCAGCGAGAGCAACTGGCCGCCGATGCGTCGCTTATACCCGGCGCAGTGGAGGAACTGTTGCGCTACGAGGCGCCCTCGCCAATACAGGCCCGCTATGTAACACGCGACGTTGAGCTGCACGGGCAGATCGTACCCGAGGGTTCTAAGATTGCCCTGCTTAACGGCTCGGCCGGCCGCGACGAACGCGAGTTTACCGATGCCGACCGCTTCGACATCACCCGCCCGATCGACTCGCACGTGTCGTTTGGCTACGGATTGCACTTCTGCATAGGCGCGTCGCTCGCGCGCATGGAGGCGCGGGTAGCCATAGAAGAAACGCTGGCAAGATTCCCACGCTGGGAGGCATCGCGAGAAAAGATCGAAATGGTTCACACCAGTACCGTGCGCGGACCATCGAGTGTTCACATAAGTCTCTGA